The nucleotide sequence TGGAGCAAGGTGAAAATGGAAGCAAAACTATGGTAAGAGGCACTGTTACCGATTTTGATGGCAAATTTTCAATTCAAGCAGACAAAGGACAGTTTTTAGTTATTACGGGTGTAGGGTATGAAATGTATTACCAAAAAGTAGAATCTACAATGAAAAATGTTTCTATTTCCTTGAAGGAAGAAATGAATTCTTTAGAAGAGGTTATGGTGGTTGGGTACGGAACAACAAAAAAAAAGGATTTAACAGGATCTGTAGGATCTGTGAAGGCTGAAGAGTTAGGGCAGATTCAAACACAAACGGTAGATCAGGCTTTAATAGGAAAAGTTGCCGGAGTTTATGTTCAAAATAGAGGAGGGCAACCAGGAGCCGGAGCTTTTGTGCAAGTTAGAGGGCTCAGCCAAATTAGAGGAGACAATCAACCATTATATGTTATTGATGGAGTTCCAATAAATATCACACCAAATACCGAATCTCTTGGGATTATTAATTATGGTTCGCGTGAAAATCCGCTTTTATCTATAAATCCGGATGATATTGAACGTGTAGATATTTTAAAAGATGCTTCAGCAGCTGCGATCTATGGATCAAGAGCCGCAAATGGTGTTGTAATAGTAACTACAAAACGTGGTAAACGAGGTGAAGCACCAAGATTATCTTTTAATGTAAGTTCTACCATTCAAAATCCGGTGGATACTTATGATTATTTGGATGCCTCAGATTATATATCCTGGACTCAGGGCAATGCTCGTCGTATATTAAGTGGTGTTCCTGAAGAAAATTGGGAATCTGCTTACCCAGTACAAAATAGGATCTTAAAAAATCCAGATAGTTATTTTGGAAATGCAGATGCAAACTGGCAGGATATTATAAAGAATAAAAATGCTTTATGGACAAAGTATAGTCTTAGCGTTAGCGGAGGTACAGAAAAAGCCAGTTACTTCACTTCTCTTGGTATTTCAGATCAGGATGGAGCTATGATAGGTAATAATTTTAAGCGCTACAATTTAAGTACAAACGTAGATGCCAATGTAACCGATCTTTTAAAAGTAGGGACGTCTATTAATTATAATTATTCCATTAATAAGAATAAGGGGTTTACTTCCTTAAGTCAAGGACAATTTAGACCCGATTTAACTCCTTATAATGATGATGGATCATATTCAACTTTTGATGGCGAATATGGTGAGCAGTTTACACTTTTGGGCAATGGAAACCAAATGAGGGATAAAAGAATTTCTAAAAACCTTTTAGCCACGATTTTTGGGGAATATGAGATTATAGATGATTTAAAGTTTAAATCTCGAATTAGTATTGGCTTGAAAGAAGATAATATCGATGAGTTTTACACTTCAAAATCTACAGAGGCTTTATATGAAGGTTTATATTATAGTCGACCTGGTGCTGTTTTAGGTGTACAAACTAATAATAACTGGTCTACGACATTTACAAATACGCTAAACTTCAACAAAACAATTAATAAAAATCATACAATCGATGCTGTTGTTGGAGTTTCTTGGGATCGGAGTCGTTATGATGCAGAATCACAAACTTATAGAGGTTTTCCAGACGATGATATTTTAACTAACATAGCTTCAGCAAGTTTTTTTGATGATGCCAATAGTGAGAGTTTACAGCAGGGCTTAAACTCTATTTTTGGAAGAATAAACTACAATTATAAAAGCAAATACTTAGCTACATTTACTGCACGTAGGGACGGATCAACAAAATTTGGTCCAGATAATCAATTTGGATTTTTCCCTTCTGGTGCTCTTGCCTGGAATATGCATAACGAAGATTTCTTAAGAGAAGTAAGTTTTGTTAATCAACTTAAGCTAAGAGCTTCTTTGGGGCGCGTAGGGTCTGACAATTTACCT is from Zunongwangia endophytica and encodes:
- a CDS encoding SusC/RagA family TonB-linked outer membrane protein, with amino-acid sequence MKSFVFLFCTTVFSFTSTNILSQNANISIDSDKTISVDEVLNLVMSQTDYVFVYQSDLFKDLPEVELKKGIIKANNLLNSSLVDSNFDFVYDNEYTIIFKEKPNTTQQQLLVSGTITDEQGMPLPGLTVYISSTQPNMEQGENGSKTMVRGTVTDFDGKFSIQADKGQFLVITGVGYEMYYQKVESTMKNVSISLKEEMNSLEEVMVVGYGTTKKKDLTGSVGSVKAEELGQIQTQTVDQALIGKVAGVYVQNRGGQPGAGAFVQVRGLSQIRGDNQPLYVIDGVPINITPNTESLGIINYGSRENPLLSINPDDIERVDILKDASAAAIYGSRAANGVVIVTTKRGKRGEAPRLSFNVSSTIQNPVDTYDYLDASDYISWTQGNARRILSGVPEENWESAYPVQNRILKNPDSYFGNADANWQDIIKNKNALWTKYSLSVSGGTEKASYFTSLGISDQDGAMIGNNFKRYNLSTNVDANVTDLLKVGTSINYNYSINKNKGFTSLSQGQFRPDLTPYNDDGSYSTFDGEYGEQFTLLGNGNQMRDKRISKNLLATIFGEYEIIDDLKFKSRISIGLKEDNIDEFYTSKSTEALYEGLYYSRPGAVLGVQTNNNWSTTFTNTLNFNKTINKNHTIDAVVGVSWDRSRYDAESQTYRGFPDDDILTNIASASFFDDANSESLQQGLNSIFGRINYNYKSKYLATFTARRDGSTKFGPDNQFGFFPSGALAWNMHNEDFLREVSFVNQLKLRASLGRVGSDNLPSFTYLSYYQALENGDSYYDGQNGIAVTGVPNTGIRWEETDQLDLGAEFSLFNNRLEGEIVYYEKNTSGIILFSPIPAETGFNSWNTNIADVSNKGWEITIGGDIIRNKNFTWNSSLNIATVKNNVDHLYGSNSGDQTGIVEGQPIGVIMGYDVIKIVQTQEEIDELNSTLDGRYQSSLRQPGDYLFKDINGDGKVNTNDRTPIGNPNPDFFGGWNNRLSYKNWSLNMNWNFVSGAQREYEMITKLRSIDINSNITNLVSNTWAENNTDATYARHGSRSHGSTPSSKSIVDASYIKLRSASISYNLPKKWFGDTGISNTRLTLSGNNLITITDYPGLDPEDVSSFGFANRSTNFNSDDGLSYPNVRTFTFALNVTF